From one Perca flavescens isolate YP-PL-M2 chromosome 19, PFLA_1.0, whole genome shotgun sequence genomic stretch:
- the sstr1b gene encoding somatostatin receptor type 1, translated as MDFNGSRDYGSYPTGLPYNTSTDYEYYYPELYASRIILPSIYALVCCIGLIGNAMVIYVILKYAKMKTATNIYILNLAIADELFMLSVPFLATSAAIRHWPFGSLMCRLVLSVDGINMFTSIFCLTVLSVDRYVAVVHPIKAARYRRPTVAKVVNVCVWGLSLLVILPIIIFADTVRAPDGAVDCNFLWPESAWSEAFVVYTFLLGFLLPVGAICLCYCLMVARMRAVGLKAGWLQRRRSEKKITRMVLLVVAVFVLCWMPFYIIQLVSVFHRPPDPMVTQLFVILSYANSGANPILYGFVSDNFRRSFQRIVCFRWLESGLDAEQVDYCAVALKRQATCNPLDFPKDCMASDMVFRNGTYTSRTTTM; from the coding sequence ATGGATTTCAATGGGAGCCGGGACTATGGGTCCTACCCAACAGGGCTGCCCTATAACACAAGCACGGACTACGAGTACTACTACCCAGAGCTTTACGCTAGTAGAATCATCCTCCCATCTATCTATGCTCTTGTCTGCTGTATAGGTCTTATTGGCAATGCCATGGTCATCTACGTCATTCTGAAATATGCCAAAATGAAAACAGCCACAAACATTTACATCCTCAATTTGGCAATTGCTGACGAGTTGTTCATGTTAAGTGTTCCTTTTCTGGCCACATCAGCTGCCATCCGCCATTGGCCCTTCGGGTCGCTGATGTGTAGGTTGGTGCTGAGTGTGGATGGTATCAATATGTTTACATCAATCTTCTGCTTGACTGTGCTGAGTGTGGACCGTTACGTAGCAGTGGTCCACCCTATCAAGGCTGCCCGGTACCGCAGGCCCACTGTAGCCAAAGtagtcaatgtgtgtgtatgggggctGTCACTTTTAGTTATCCTGCCCATCATTATCTTCGCAGACACTGTCCGGGCGCCAGACGGTGCTGTGGACTGTAATTTCTTGTGGCCTGAATCGGCGTGGTCAGAGGCATTTGTGGTCTACACGTTTCTGTTGGGGTTTCTGCTGCCGGTTGGAGCCATCTGCTTATGTTACTGTTTAATGGTGGCCAGGATGCGAGCAGTGGGGCTAAAAGCAGGCTGGCTTCAACGACGGCGCTCAGAGAAGAAGATCACCCGCATGGTGCTGCTAGTTGTGGCCGTGTTCGTTCTCTGCTGGATGCCCTTCTATATCATCCAGCTGGTCAGCGTTTTCCACCGTCCCCCAGACCCCATGGTGACTCAGCTTTTTGTCATCCTCAGCTACGCTAACAGCGGCGCCAATCCTATCCTGTACGGCTTTGTGTCTGACAATTTCCGGCGGTCATTCCAGCGCATTGTGTGTTTCCGCTGGCTGGAATCTGGGCTGGATGCGGAACAGGTAGATTACTGTGCTGTAGCTTTGAAGAGACAAGCAACATGTAACCCTCTGGATTTTCCCAAGGACTGTATGGCTTCTGATATGGTGTTTCGCAATGGGACATATACCTCCCGTACAACCACAATGTAG